A single Methanolobus sp. ZRKC5 DNA region contains:
- a CDS encoding tetratricopeptide repeat protein produces the protein MSDKLTIDDWIQKGINESDFKKSIDFFEEALFLNPENQDALYHKGITFLQRKQYQDAYRTLKTLTKLNNKHSEAWYSMGLACEMCTDNIPANKFYGKAVTLDPHHIDALNGLLRLSNKNSRKIYCFKRLAETIPYDTKYWIELVELNLIEDEINSASKNLSQALSHHPNNKKLTEL, from the coding sequence ATGTCAGACAAACTCACAATAGATGACTGGATACAAAAAGGTATTAATGAGTCTGATTTTAAGAAATCTATTGATTTTTTTGAGGAGGCGTTATTTCTAAATCCTGAAAATCAAGATGCTCTATATCACAAAGGAATAACTTTTCTTCAGCGTAAACAATATCAAGATGCATATAGAACATTAAAAACACTTACTAAATTAAATAATAAACATTCTGAAGCATGGTATTCTATGGGTCTTGCTTGTGAAATGTGCACTGATAATATTCCGGCAAATAAATTCTATGGAAAAGCTGTAACTTTAGATCCTCATCATATCGATGCTCTTAATGGATTATTGCGTTTAAGCAATAAAAATTCACGGAAAATATACTGCTTTAAAAGACTTGCAGAAACAATACCATATGACACTAAATACTGGATTGAACTTGTTGAGTTGAATTTGATAGAGGATGAGATTAATTCCGCAAGTAAAAATTTATCACAGGCTCTCAGCCATCACCCGAACAATAAGAAATTAACTGAATTGTAA
- a CDS encoding DEAD/DEAH box helicase, producing the protein MMFPHEKEWMKNSDDFSFDNFKENKLTGIPIASALGVADAELLSYYDHKYDPENNRFVLQLDHFDPANYKKLEEFVAEASLDVIGEKMNTQLLDNFNDDFSDFRKSVISSLRPFSLAHQLNLLKKISMDCIEKTSIIDDCYKVASIGSSVFAIELFMKLMDSKQLDSFSNNLFAPYEHLAYFSSRPKLMINPWPHQTEALEKWLENNGKGILEMATASGKTLVGLAIAEHLFNTHGKLNVLVLAHSKAILNQWRGEAIEKLGLIAEKDLDYDWSLSFQNKFKIQFDTLQTVYKYPDLYPTDLLIVDEVHHGAGKEYRKALTVPSKWKLGLSATVEGGERERILDKYLGKTVYEFTLKDARERGIIPEFKLYIHKTFLDVSEEKEFDNISEKIKNMLNYINTNYSRKIRNISNGKYSQFDNISDFVQTMEKARYRGTEIPEEWNKLTGLIFQRRKIIHQSSPKIESGIKLALNEGKSKKCVIFSMDIETCERIYEALKNDLNAYRIHSDLKYWEVKDELDMFKKCSTGVLIAPRMLDEGINIPDAEIGINISSAKTKLQLVQRMGRVLRKGPDKKPVFHHFVALPRSMSFINSEDSFSYLSDLAWVQDVTSKMGISAEMYDKSNAEINELEYISEKIIYDYYSKHSEITTSDFGTIKASNIIRSLDERLSKGKLAPRQILIHLLKDEKDTISDSRWLELLRMAHDNESIINIPGHHWLLLISGRDPKKLELILETGKLPDR; encoded by the coding sequence ATGATGTTTCCTCATGAAAAAGAGTGGATGAAAAATTCTGATGATTTTTCTTTTGATAACTTCAAAGAAAATAAGTTAACAGGTATACCTATAGCTTCAGCACTTGGAGTCGCAGATGCAGAATTACTAAGTTATTACGATCATAAATACGACCCTGAGAACAATCGTTTTGTATTACAACTTGATCATTTTGACCCTGCAAATTACAAAAAATTAGAAGAATTTGTGGCTGAAGCATCTCTTGATGTTATCGGAGAAAAAATGAATACTCAACTATTAGATAATTTCAACGATGACTTTTCAGACTTTCGAAAATCTGTCATTTCATCATTGAGGCCCTTTTCTCTCGCACATCAATTAAATTTATTGAAAAAAATATCCATGGATTGTATTGAAAAAACATCTATAATTGATGATTGCTATAAAGTTGCTTCAATTGGAAGCTCGGTTTTTGCAATAGAATTGTTCATGAAATTGATGGATAGTAAGCAATTAGATAGTTTTTCTAATAATTTGTTTGCCCCATATGAGCACTTGGCGTATTTTTCAAGTAGACCCAAACTGATGATCAATCCATGGCCTCATCAAACCGAAGCTCTAGAAAAATGGCTTGAAAACAATGGGAAAGGAATTCTTGAAATGGCAACAGCTAGTGGTAAAACTTTAGTTGGACTTGCTATTGCAGAACATTTATTTAATACCCATGGAAAACTGAATGTCTTGGTCCTTGCTCATTCAAAAGCAATACTTAATCAATGGAGAGGAGAAGCAATTGAAAAGCTTGGTCTTATTGCTGAAAAGGATTTAGATTATGATTGGAGTTTATCGTTCCAAAATAAATTTAAGATACAGTTTGACACCTTGCAGACGGTGTATAAGTATCCTGATTTGTATCCTACTGATTTGCTGATTGTCGATGAAGTTCATCATGGAGCAGGTAAGGAATATAGAAAAGCTCTGACCGTTCCTTCAAAGTGGAAGCTGGGTTTATCAGCTACAGTAGAAGGGGGGGAACGCGAGAGAATACTTGATAAATATCTTGGCAAAACAGTGTATGAATTCACACTAAAAGATGCTAGAGAAAGGGGTATTATTCCAGAATTCAAACTTTATATCCATAAAACATTTTTAGATGTCTCTGAAGAAAAAGAATTTGATAATATTTCAGAGAAAATAAAAAATATGCTGAATTATATCAATACAAATTATTCAAGGAAAATACGGAATATTTCCAATGGAAAATATAGCCAGTTTGATAATATTTCTGATTTTGTCCAAACCATGGAAAAGGCACGTTACAGGGGAACAGAAATTCCTGAAGAATGGAATAAACTGACTGGTTTGATCTTCCAACGAAGAAAGATCATTCACCAATCAAGCCCTAAAATAGAGAGTGGAATCAAACTGGCATTAAATGAAGGTAAAAGCAAAAAATGTGTTATATTCTCCATGGATATAGAAACTTGTGAAAGAATATATGAAGCCCTGAAAAATGATTTGAATGCTTACAGAATCCATTCAGACCTAAAGTATTGGGAAGTTAAAGATGAGCTTGATATGTTCAAGAAATGTAGCACCGGTGTCCTTATTGCTCCAAGAATGCTTGATGAAGGAATAAATATACCAGATGCTGAAATTGGTATTAATATCTCATCAGCCAAGACCAAATTGCAGCTCGTGCAACGTATGGGTCGTGTGTTACGAAAAGGACCCGATAAAAAACCTGTATTTCATCATTTTGTTGCTTTACCAAGGTCAATGAGTTTTATCAATTCAGAGGATTCATTTAGTTACCTGAGCGACCTTGCCTGGGTTCAGGATGTCACATCCAAAATGGGAATCTCAGCTGAGATGTATGACAAATCGAATGCAGAGATAAATGAACTCGAATATATTTCGGAAAAAATTATCTATGACTACTACTCAAAGCATTCTGAAATTACCACTTCTGATTTTGGTACTATCAAAGCCAGCAATATAATCAGGTCATTGGATGAGAGATTAAGCAAAGGTAAATTGGCCCCACGTCAGATTTTGATACATCTACTTAAAGATGAAAAAGATACTATTTCAGATAGCAGATGGCTTGAACTATTAAGAATGGCGCATGATAATGAATCAATTATCAACATCCCTGGTCATCATTGGTTGTTGCTTATTTCTGGAAGAGACCCTAAAAAATTAGAACTTATTCTGGAAACTGGGAAATTGCCAGATAGATAA
- a CDS encoding ATP-dependent DNA helicase — protein sequence MKTTELNNDQLNAVSYTSGPLLILAGPGSGKTLTITEKVLQLIESGFPPEKILALTFSEKAADEMQNRIEKKIGTGTGITISTFHSFCNDLIRDFSLDMGINHGIRLISKEHSHVWSIKNIDSFKFEYIPIPTMPSDLIKSLLEGTSQFHDQLISPQELGEYVQGQLSSEGEMDVDEIDKLQKLADLAKFYHHYQEYKWNNNFIDYDDMITLACRLLESNEIARKRIQQLYDYILVDEFQDTNYAQLHLVNLLAGAGNLTCVADDDQCIYRFRGAYLSNINQLAEFYPSLEKIALGVNYRSTEPIVNLSQELIGQNPDRQEKQLVSNNGGEIPVKIVKAPNDVSEAEWVADEICRLMDEQSIEPKDIFILTRKRADGKKFSDSLKRHMVPVEYVGSLKISDFPLIQEALAYMRFVADPFNNGIAFAKILSREGVTEHTLQKINIMAGKLRKMDDMQGDGIYSVLLHHLDELDLEQADLVRSILERLQEMIEYKKNHLPSDTLKHLLINMTDLYLSQVHENSKNSRRNIEVLNSLVKIVEDLELIDGGAEFELVMEHLELVFDLEIEGGESTDDNTVKVMTIHQSKGKEAKVVFVCDMATRHLPLQYKSKKFTVPFELIKGVQRDMDEKVLHLEEERRLAYVAMTRAKEHLYLVFPERYTGNIRGVKPSQFLEDIGFTSNPLVELIEVEQVEEQLDINADSPLMKKMAEQESLVNMYTKQGQLKHALESLVLLAQLKELETSGNPENLDLNELLSIDTRDVSELQDLVDNKVPPLVDSKMRFSASKIKTYEDCPLKFKFQSVLHIPTPQKSFFQVGTDVHSVLEEMVKLRMKGETIELDLAKGMLDSSWESSNFDSETQETQEYNKMQKMLEFWFDFEENNPNETIEVEEWFELDLDGAHFGGFIDRLDGTPDGDYIVIDYKTGKSNLSKNKLKEDVQMVLYCLAVKEKYGKLPVQAGHMYAHPELAEVRLVDVSEESVEAVVERIKGIVDRILKEDFEVVGKPNCRFCDYVGICGSHQK from the coding sequence TTGAAAACTACAGAACTTAATAACGACCAATTAAATGCAGTATCTTACACTTCCGGACCTCTTCTGATCCTTGCAGGACCTGGTTCTGGAAAGACCCTGACGATAACCGAAAAAGTGCTACAGTTAATAGAAAGTGGTTTTCCTCCTGAAAAGATACTTGCTCTCACGTTCTCGGAAAAAGCTGCAGATGAGATGCAAAACAGAATAGAGAAAAAAATAGGTACTGGAACCGGAATTACAATTTCCACTTTTCATTCGTTTTGCAATGATCTAATCAGGGATTTCTCTCTGGATATGGGTATCAACCATGGGATTCGCCTGATTTCCAAAGAACATTCACATGTGTGGAGCATAAAGAATATCGATTCTTTCAAATTTGAATATATCCCGATTCCAACAATGCCTTCGGACCTCATAAAAAGTCTGCTCGAAGGTACTTCACAATTCCATGACCAGCTGATCTCTCCCCAAGAGCTTGGTGAATATGTACAAGGCCAATTGTCATCCGAAGGAGAAATGGATGTAGATGAGATAGATAAGTTACAAAAACTTGCAGACCTTGCAAAATTCTACCATCACTATCAGGAATACAAATGGAATAACAATTTCATTGATTATGATGACATGATCACCCTGGCATGCAGGTTGTTGGAAAGTAATGAGATTGCCAGAAAAAGGATACAACAGCTTTACGATTACATTCTGGTTGATGAGTTCCAGGACACAAACTATGCCCAGTTGCATCTGGTAAATCTCCTGGCAGGTGCTGGCAACCTGACGTGCGTGGCTGATGATGACCAGTGTATCTACAGATTCAGGGGTGCTTATCTTTCAAATATCAATCAATTGGCTGAGTTCTATCCATCCCTTGAGAAAATAGCCCTTGGAGTTAACTACAGGTCAACAGAGCCGATAGTCAATCTCTCACAGGAATTGATCGGGCAGAATCCTGATAGACAGGAAAAGCAGCTTGTATCGAACAATGGTGGAGAGATACCGGTTAAGATTGTAAAGGCACCAAATGATGTGAGTGAAGCAGAATGGGTTGCTGATGAGATATGCAGGCTCATGGATGAACAATCAATTGAACCAAAGGACATCTTCATACTTACCCGTAAAAGAGCTGATGGGAAAAAATTCAGTGACTCTCTAAAACGTCATATGGTCCCGGTAGAATATGTTGGTAGCCTGAAGATTAGCGATTTTCCGTTGATACAGGAAGCTCTGGCTTACATGCGTTTTGTTGCAGACCCTTTCAACAATGGCATTGCCTTTGCAAAGATCCTTTCTAGGGAAGGGGTTACAGAGCACACACTGCAGAAGATCAATATAATGGCAGGCAAGCTCAGGAAAATGGATGATATGCAGGGGGATGGAATCTACTCTGTACTGCTGCACCATCTGGATGAACTCGACCTTGAACAGGCAGATCTTGTTAGGTCCATACTTGAAAGATTGCAGGAGATGATCGAATACAAGAAGAATCATCTACCTTCGGATACCCTGAAGCACCTGCTGATAAACATGACAGACCTTTACCTTTCACAGGTGCATGAGAACAGCAAAAATTCCCGAAGGAACATCGAAGTTTTGAATTCCCTGGTGAAGATAGTGGAAGACCTTGAATTGATAGACGGTGGTGCTGAGTTTGAACTGGTCATGGAGCACCTGGAACTTGTCTTTGACCTTGAGATAGAGGGTGGTGAATCAACTGATGATAATACTGTAAAGGTCATGACCATCCACCAGTCCAAGGGTAAGGAGGCAAAGGTGGTATTCGTCTGTGATATGGCTACCAGGCATCTACCCCTCCAATATAAGAGCAAGAAGTTCACCGTGCCTTTTGAGCTTATAAAAGGCGTGCAGCGGGATATGGATGAGAAAGTATTGCATCTTGAAGAGGAGAGAAGACTTGCATATGTTGCCATGACCCGTGCAAAGGAGCATTTGTATCTTGTTTTTCCAGAGAGGTATACTGGCAATATAAGAGGTGTGAAACCCAGCCAGTTCCTTGAAGACATTGGATTTACTAGTAACCCGCTGGTAGAGTTAATTGAAGTCGAGCAGGTGGAAGAACAGCTTGACATTAATGCAGATTCGCCATTAATGAAAAAGATGGCAGAGCAGGAAAGTCTCGTTAACATGTACACGAAACAGGGACAATTGAAGCATGCACTTGAATCCCTAGTACTACTTGCCCAGTTGAAGGAGCTTGAGACGAGTGGAAATCCTGAAAATCTAGACCTTAATGAGCTTCTGAGCATTGATACCAGGGATGTTAGTGAACTGCAGGACCTGGTGGATAACAAAGTACCTCCACTTGTCGATTCCAAAATGCGCTTCTCGGCATCCAAGATAAAGACATACGAGGACTGTCCACTTAAGTTCAAGTTTCAGTCGGTGCTGCATATCCCAACTCCTCAGAAGTCATTTTTCCAGGTGGGTACGGATGTTCACTCTGTTTTAGAGGAGATGGTAAAGCTTAGGATGAAGGGTGAAACAATTGAACTTGATCTTGCAAAAGGCATGTTAGACAGTTCTTGGGAATCTTCCAACTTCGATTCTGAAACCCAGGAAACGCAGGAATACAACAAGATGCAGAAGATGCTTGAGTTCTGGTTCGACTTTGAGGAAAATAATCCCAATGAAACCATTGAAGTAGAAGAATGGTTCGAACTCGACCTTGATGGTGCTCATTTTGGAGGCTTTATAGACCGTCTTGACGGGACACCTGATGGGGACTACATAGTTATCGACTACAAGACCGGCAAGAGTAACCTGAGCAAAAATAAACTGAAAGAGGATGTTCAGATGGTACTGTATTGCCTGGCAGTGAAAGAGAAGTATGGGAAATTGCCGGTGCAGGCAGGTCATATGTATGCTCATCCTGAGCTTGCTGAAGTAAGGCTGGTGGATGTGAGTGAGGAGAGTGTTGAGGCTGTAGTTGAGAGGATTAAAGGGATTGTGGACAGGATATTGAAAGAGGACTTTGAGGTTGTGGGGAAGCCGAACTGTCGGTTCTGTGACTATGTGGGGATATGTGGATCGCATCAGAAATGA
- the cas1 gene encoding CRISPR-associated endonuclease Cas1: MKLLLLNGHGIDTRVNGSKLHVKDGRYSSDIEPEVYVFSPQKIDIDNIVIYGRNGNLTLESIRWLIKHNVQVSILDWDGKLLTTMLPPESTNVKTKFSQYHAYEDQETRLKLAKSFIEAKFDKTQIVLDYLKQRYSDIDNDFSKYSSKLSNANNIREVMGVEGAVAVYYWGQFEKFIPEKYEFDDRTGRYKSRPYGAGDMVNCMLNYGYSLLEAECMRTINAVGMDVHVGFLHEMATGKNSLAYDLQEPFRFLVDLAVINLIETDKMEKKDFIRTDNYSLRLRPSGAKKLTEEFQTWMNKRVTYQDKSMMWSYVLLLKTRELAQFLNGKKRKIDFTTPSYKIKRQDTDEIRKKILGISYSEWNKMGFSKGTLHYMKKNAEADKPFTLNVHVRERLEMWEGSC, translated from the coding sequence ATGAAGTTACTACTTCTCAATGGACACGGTATAGACACGCGTGTAAATGGGTCTAAACTGCATGTTAAAGATGGTAGATATTCTAGTGACATAGAGCCAGAAGTCTATGTTTTCTCACCTCAGAAAATAGACATAGACAATATAGTGATCTATGGTAGAAATGGAAATCTAACCCTAGAATCTATTCGTTGGTTGATCAAGCATAATGTACAAGTATCTATTCTTGATTGGGATGGGAAGTTACTAACAACCATGCTTCCTCCTGAAAGTACCAATGTCAAAACCAAGTTCTCACAGTATCACGCTTATGAGGATCAAGAAACTAGGTTAAAGCTTGCTAAGAGCTTTATTGAAGCCAAGTTTGATAAAACCCAGATAGTTCTGGATTATCTTAAACAACGTTATTCTGATATTGATAACGACTTTTCAAAATATTCTTCAAAGCTATCTAATGCAAATAACATAAGAGAAGTGATGGGAGTAGAGGGTGCTGTTGCTGTCTATTACTGGGGACAGTTTGAAAAGTTCATTCCTGAAAAATATGAATTTGATGATCGTACAGGAAGGTACAAATCACGTCCTTACGGTGCAGGGGATATGGTTAATTGTATGCTCAATTACGGTTATTCTCTCCTTGAAGCTGAGTGTATGAGAACTATCAATGCGGTTGGTATGGATGTTCATGTAGGCTTTTTGCATGAGATGGCAACAGGTAAGAACAGCTTAGCGTATGATCTCCAAGAGCCTTTCAGATTCCTTGTTGATCTGGCAGTGATCAACCTCATTGAGACAGACAAAATGGAGAAGAAGGACTTCATCAGAACTGATAATTACTCTCTCAGGCTAAGACCTAGTGGAGCTAAGAAACTTACAGAGGAGTTCCAGACTTGGATGAATAAGAGAGTTACATATCAGGATAAATCAATGATGTGGAGTTATGTTCTTTTACTCAAAACAAGAGAGTTGGCTCAATTCCTGAATGGTAAAAAGAGGAAGATAGATTTTACAACTCCTTCCTACAAAATTAAGAGACAGGATACGGATGAGATCAGAAAAAAGATTTTGGGTATCAGTTATTCTGAATGGAATAAAATGGGTTTTTCTAAGGGTACATTGCATTATATGAAGAAAAATGCTGAAGCTGATAAACCATTTACTCTTAATGTTCATGTCAGGGAGAGATTGGAAATGTGGGAAGGGAGTTGTTAA
- a CDS encoding HNH endonuclease has product MDKNTCKRSIKRQKLEGKTSLRCIECAEDDPSVIELHHVYGRNNSEETVPLCKNCHFKITKQQNKLPRKIRSSSASREDNRRFILVSMGALLEGMGKQLRLIGMEADLV; this is encoded by the coding sequence ATGGATAAAAATACATGTAAAAGAAGTATTAAAAGACAGAAATTGGAAGGAAAAACATCACTTAGATGTATTGAGTGTGCAGAAGATGATCCAAGTGTAATAGAACTACATCATGTATATGGAAGAAACAATTCAGAAGAAACTGTTCCATTATGCAAGAACTGTCATTTTAAGATTACAAAACAGCAAAATAAACTACCTCGAAAGATCAGATCAAGCAGTGCATCACGTGAGGATAATCGAAGGTTTATCCTTGTTTCTATGGGTGCATTATTGGAAGGTATGGGTAAACAGCTTCGCCTTATAGGTATGGAGGCTGATCTAGTATGA
- a CDS encoding endonuclease/exonuclease/phosphatase family protein: MNIITWNCKMAFRNHYNKLLSECPDLLVIPECENLDYFKDKFYHHALWIGDNDKKGLGVFSFNNIEIKVHEAYNKEYKYVLPVKIKVHNNPNTINLIAIWSQNNKVDPKRRYIGEVWNALNYYKDLLDQSLIIAGDFNWDFNIKQGSSLYGTFNDVTNLLNKHNIFSAYHVFNNLKFGDEIVQTFFQHHKIEKGHHTDYIFASNDLMKSMESFSVGEHKDWYEISDHVPLVMRLK, encoded by the coding sequence ATGAATATTATAACTTGGAATTGTAAAATGGCTTTTCGAAATCATTATAACAAATTACTATCTGAATGTCCAGATTTGCTAGTAATTCCTGAATGTGAAAATCTTGACTATTTCAAAGACAAGTTTTATCATCACGCTTTATGGATTGGAGATAATGATAAGAAAGGATTAGGAGTATTCAGTTTTAACAACATTGAAATTAAGGTACATGAAGCATACAATAAAGAATACAAGTATGTTCTCCCAGTTAAAATTAAAGTACACAACAATCCAAACACCATAAACCTCATTGCAATATGGTCACAAAATAATAAAGTTGATCCAAAAAGGAGATATATTGGAGAGGTTTGGAACGCTTTAAATTACTATAAAGACTTGTTAGATCAGTCCCTTATAATTGCTGGAGATTTCAACTGGGATTTTAATATAAAACAAGGGTCTTCTCTTTATGGGACTTTCAATGATGTGACAAACCTCTTGAACAAACATAATATCTTTAGTGCATATCATGTTTTTAATAATCTAAAATTTGGGGATGAAATTGTTCAAACCTTTTTCCAACATCATAAAATAGAAAAGGGGCATCATACAGATTACATTTTTGCATCTAACGACTTAATGAAATCAATGGAATCTTTTTCTGTTGGTGAACATAAAGACTGGTATGAAATAAGCGATCATGTACCTTTAGTTATGAGATTAAAATAA